From Leguminivora glycinivorella isolate SPB_JAAS2020 unplaced genomic scaffold, LegGlyc_1.1 Scaffold12, whole genome shotgun sequence, a single genomic window includes:
- the LOC125242197 gene encoding uncharacterized protein LOC125242197 → MKTLQEKHFFEPNFGILYQNMQSVWNKIHILEAFTEDYPQTHVICVSESWLNKIKKDLVNITNYNICSFFCREHHEGGGVFIMLKRGIEYFERPDITSLSLEMIFEIVVKNIEYVT, encoded by the exons ATGAAGACGCTacaagaaaaacattttttcgagCCTAACTTCGGCATTTTGTACCAAAATATGCAAAGCGTATGgaataaaattcatatattaGAGGCATTTACAGAAGATTATCCACAAACCCACGTCATAtgtgtttctgagtcatggttaaataaaataaaaaaagacttAGTAAACATTACTAACTATAACATATGCTCGTTCTTTTGCCGCGAACATCATGAAGGCGGCGGTGTATTCATAATGTTAAAGCGTGGTATTGAATATTTTGAGAGGCCTGATATTACATCATTATCTTTAGAAATGATTTTCGAG ATAGTAGTGAAAAACATAGAATATGTAACTTGA
- the LOC125242188 gene encoding uncharacterized protein LOC125242188, giving the protein MDEILLTRLSTFVNNIEKLTIDAKLLCTQIPWDKTKSEQSAITSAKLHTVINRFNTDLYQYFKLVKEPSADDISKLTTSQLEGEEALAELNTLIQQFNKQTPNEQQNGQHFNKRSKLPELTLHKFKGTVLDWYPFWDQFQSSIGQRDLCDVDKLLYLKASLEGEPKNLIDGLETTNLSYQIAVDVLRNRYGKPEQIIDRHYATLYKIKRATKFEECRRTLDEIERHLRVLHSLGENIDHHHLRFIITEKFPEDVIYEVKLKSKSESIQELRTQLDIIINAREEAKGHREFNTTEEVPFSTEVLHTRDERKVKTVKKNKFSHTNRRFLKPKVSMTTFTNTFVNRKRPYDTKQENIDYQPEQKMKKLSCIFCGGGHFNDRCPTYKTLVNRKRKLTNTCFICLRIGHKAMDCRRQIKCAHCNAVGTHNRALCPKLLPSDSKIKPVNTLHVHGEGTTVLQTAVISAIGRNGIVKKCRLLMDSGSQRSYVTQRIEKELNLSTEEENHLFVFTFGTEQPKEIKSNLVRICLKTKEDKLKLLYANVVPVITQGVSCPKEELLRYVNDYDKNLILADDNSLSDRIDILIGNDYYYSFMNTKKIELQENLYLVESEFGWILSGKPDHVTENDLTVLTYFQTSCENKLTNPDPPLDVGNVKVLWELESIGITDAPNTDRDEEAIKKFNETTTIMDNRYVVSWPWNEYPPKLPTNFGLAYGRLVSLVKRLERDALLLYERTLQDQLDKEIIEVVPNDRQVDHPVHFLAHHGISSSEKAMRIVYDASAKGKESKSLNECLYRGPIMLEDLTGLLIKFRCHQIALTADVEKAFLQIGLNENDRDVTRFLWLKDINKPVSMDNLIAYRFTRVPFGIISSPYLLNATIKHHLSRSTSEQIKNLANDIYVDNLLTGVNNIKEATQLYNDCKTTFKQISMNIREWNSNCKELGKAIPEINNKGTVKTLGLDWNLCEDTLKLRTKPANNTFTKRGILKAIASIYDPCGSDKGRKLTHTMEIYTSACTPGTEAFTKDWWLW; this is encoded by the exons ATGGACGAAATTCTACTTACCCGATTATCCACGTTTGTTAACAATATAGAGAAACTGACCATTGACGCCAAGTTACTATGCACGCAAATACCATGGGACAAAACCAAGTCGGAACAGAGTGCCATCACTTCAGCTAAATTACATACCGTAATAAACCGGTTCAATACTGACCTTTATCAGTATTTCAAATTAGTTAAAGAACCAAGTGCAGATGATATTTCCAAGTTAACTACCTCACAGCTTGAAGGGGAAGAAGCATTAGCAGAATTAAATACCCTCATTCAACAGTTTAACAAACAGACACCTAACGAACAACAGAATGGACAACATTTCAATAAGCGAAGCAAATTACCTGAACTAACTCTCCATAAATTTAAAGGAACAGTACTTGACTGGTACCCCTTCTGGGACCAGTTTCAGTCCAGCATTGGTCAGCGGGATCTATGTGATGTTGATAAACTACTCTATTTAAAAGCCTCTTTAGAAGGGGAACCTAAAAATTTAATAGATGGTCTGGAGACAACCAACCTCAGTTATCAAATTGCCGTTGATGTACTTAGGAATAGGTATGGAAAACCCGAACAGATAATAGATAGGCATTATGCCACCTTATATAAGATAAAAAGGGCAACTAAGTTCGAAGAATGCCGTAGGACTTTAGACGAAATTGAAAGACATCTTAGAGTTTTGCATTCGCTGGGGGAGAATATTGATCATCACCATTTAAGGTTTATCATTACTGAAAAGTTTCCAGAGGATGTAATATACGAGGTAAAACTTAAGAGCAAATCTGAATCCATACAGGAGCTCAGAACACAGCTGGACATTATTATTAACGCGAGAGAAGAAGCAAAGGGTCATAGGGAATTCAACACAACGGAGGAAGTGCCATTTAGCACCGAAGTTCTACATACCAGAGATGAGAGAAAAGTAAAGACAGTCAAGAAGAATAAATTCTCTCATACTAATAGAAGGTTCTTAAAACCTAAAGTTAGCATGACCACCTTTACTAATACCTTTGTAAACCGTAAGAGACCCTATGATACCAAACAGGAAAATATAGACTATCAACCTGAACAGAAAATGAAGAAATTATCTTGTATATTCTGTGGAGGAGGCCACTTTAATGATCGCTGTCCTACTTATAAGACATTAGTAAATCGTAAAAGAAAATTAACAAATACTTGCTTTATCTGTCTTAGGATAGGACATAAAGCTATGGATTGTCGTCGACAGATTAAATGCGCTCACTGCAATGCCGTAGGAACACATAACAGAGCCTTGTGCCCAAAGTTACTACCTTCAGACAGTAAAATAAAACCTGTCAACACCCTACATGTACATGGAGAAGGAACCACTGTTTTACAAACAGCTGTAATATCAGCCATAGGAAGAAATGGAATTGTTAAGAAATGTCGCTTATTGATGGACAGTGGTTCCCAAAGAAGTTACGTGACACAAAGGATAGAAAAGGAATTAAATTTGAGCACAGAGGAAGAAAATCACCTATTTGTTTTCACATTTGGAACTGAACAACCAAAAGAAATTAAAAGTAATCTTGTTAGAATTTGTTTGAAGACCAAAgaagataaattaaaattattatatgctAATGTAGTACCAGTCATCACTCAAGGGGTATCATGTCCCAAGGAAGAACTACTTAGATATGTGAACGATTATGATAAAAATCTCATTCTAGCAGACGACAATTCGTTATCAGACCGTATTGACATACTTATAGGGAacgattattattattcttttatGAATACTAAGAAAATTGAACTTCAAGAAAATTTATATCTGGTCGAGTCAGAGTTCGGCTGGATCTTATCAGGGAAACCTGATCATGTAACTGAAAATGACCTGACGGTTTTGACCTACTTTCAGACTTCTTGTGAGAATAAATTAACAAATCCTGACCCTCCTCTagatgtaggaaatgtaaaGGTTTTATGGGAACTCGAATCCATTGGTATCACAGATGCTCCTAATACCGACAGAGATGAAGAAGCTATTAAGAAATTCAACGAAACCACCACCATTATGGACAACCGTTATGTAGTTAGTTGGCCATGGAACGAATACCCTCCAAAGTTACCTACAAATTTCGGTTTAGCCTATGGTCGCCTAGTGAGTCTAGTGAAAAGGCTAGAAAGAGACGCACTACTCCTTTACGAACGAACCTTACAAGACCAATTGGACAAAGAGATTATAGAGGTCGTTCCAAATGACAGACAGGTAGACCATCCAGTGCATTTCTTGGCTCACCATGGGATTTCATCTAGTGAAAAGGCTATGAGAATTGTATATGACGCGTCTGCGAAGGGAAAAGAAAGTAAAAGCCTGAATGAGTGTTTATATCGAGGTCCTATAATGCTAGAAGATCTCACTGGACTCTTGATCAAGTTCAGATGTCACCAAATAGCTTTAACAGCTGACGTAGAAAAGGCTTTCTTACAAATTGGACTAAATGAAAACGACAGGGACGTGACTAGATTTTTATGGTTGAAGGACATCAACAAACCGGTTTCTATGGATAATTTAATTGCATATAGGTTCACACGAGTACCATTTGGTATCATTTCTTCGCCTTATTTGCTCAACGCTACAATAAAACACCATCTATCCAGATCCACATCCGAACAGATCAAGAATCTAGCCAACGACATATATGTAGATAATTTGTTAACGGGAGTAAACAACATCAAAGAAGCCACTCAACTATATAATGATTGTAAAACGACATTTAAGCAAATCTCCATGAATATACGGGAATGGAATTCAAACTGTAAAGAATTAGGAAAGGCCATACCAGAAATAAACAACAAAGGAACAGTAAAAACATTGGGATTGGACTGGAACTTGTGTGAAGATACACTTAAATTAAGAACAAAACCAGCAAACAATACTTTTACCAAAAGAGGAATACTGAAAGCCATAGCTTCTATTTATGATCCGTGTGG AAGTGATAAAGGAAGGAAACTTACCCATACAATGGAAATTTATACCTCAGCTTGCACCCCTGGCACGGAGGCGTTTACGAAAGACTGGTGGCTGTGGTAA